In Nostoc sp. UHCC 0926, a single genomic region encodes these proteins:
- a CDS encoding BolA family protein — MISPQQVEAMIKAELPDAQVQVQDLTGGGDHYQVTVVSLHFAGKGLVQQHQLVYGALGQAMSTEAIHALAVKTYTPEAWQATPAS, encoded by the coding sequence ATGATTAGTCCGCAGCAGGTTGAGGCAATGATCAAGGCGGAACTGCCAGACGCCCAGGTTCAGGTGCAAGACTTGACTGGTGGCGGTGACCACTATCAGGTAACAGTAGTTTCATTGCACTTTGCAGGTAAGGGACTCGTGCAGCAGCACCAGTTAGTTTATGGTGCTTTGGGGCAAGCTATGTCAACTGAAGCGATTCATGCCTTGGCAGTAAAAACATATACTCCCGAAGCTTGGCAAGCAACACCAGCTTCGTAA